ATTCTGTTAAAGCAAGATTTTTCCTAAGCAGAATAAACCAACAGAAACAGTGTGGTATAGTGGTAAGTACAACTGAAATATAACTATAtaataaatgattaattaaaTGTGTGTGGACAGTGGGTCAATGTACTCATAAAATATACAATGTGTGTTGAAGCCCCTGTAACAAAACATATACACAtcacgtgtttgtgtttaacCTTAACTCTGATGTTCTGTCCCTGGCTGTTTAAATCTATTACTGCTCCAGCAGGTCCACACTCTGACCCAGAGTATTATATATAATACTGCAGCATATGATTAATATGAGAAACCAGTAATGCAAGTTATATATGCAGAACTGTTTTTTGCTGTCCAATACAGAGTGCACTTTTAGTTGGAAGATCAGACTCtagaaataaaggaaatattTAAGATAACATCTATGGTTTTTCAATGAGAAATTCTTGATATGAGACCTTATTAGGTTTCAGTAGAAATATAATGTAACGTACTTTACTCTATTTTTAGGGTAACTGTACTTTTCTTGCATAGCTCCATTTTCTGCTACTTCTCTCATCTTGTTTTGGGTAAAAGCTACAATTTCCATATCTGAAGATCAATATTCTGCATCTAAAACACATGATTATCCTACATCACATGATGCAATGTTAGAGTTTTCTCCTCAATATAGACTCAACCTGTTCCAATTAGCTTTTTGTCGCTAACATATTACCACATATAATGCTGCACTTTCATGTCTACGTGTTCATCAGGCTTTAAGACAGTTTGTCAAGAAAGTCAGAGTGAAATGTTTTAGTGATGTAACTGTGACAGTGAGTGAAATTATGAATTATGAATGAAGGACTTGTAATTGACGTATTGCAacttcacagagctgcagcttgcTGTTATATTCATGATTATTTATGAGcagattttgtgttttattgacaGTGTGACTGAGATATCAAAAACAGCTGCAGATTCATTTTCACTCAGGGGAGTTATTACTGATTTGTTTCAGATCTACAAATGCTACTTGAGTGAAGTAATACAAAAAACATCGGtggataaaaaaacatgaaggacaaagaataaatgatgaatAGATTGAGGCAGCAATTCTAACAATAACTACAATATTCTTTTCAACTCTCATATTGTAATAACTCAGACAAGTTGTCTCTTTCAGTTTAAAATATACGTTTTCATGTATTCATGTATTCGAAACCGAATTTGGTCTGAATACATAGACATTCTAAAAGTAaaaattatcattataattaGTCTTATCAGCCTAAGTACCATCAAATTATTatgattgtattattattatcattattattatgatgatggTTATATACTtagtattgttgttgttgttattattattgtgatgaTGATTgttataatgatgatgataaatatGAAGATGgttataatgatgatgatgatgatgatgatgatgattaaacTTCTATACTTGGACTTGTCACATATGAACCACATAAACGCAGAGAGGCTCCATAATGTTTAAAAGTCCCTGCAAGTGTAGCCGCCCGCGCCACCGGGAGCAGCTGTGCACATACGCCACTATTCCCAGGGCAAGAACGACGCGGTGCGGGTACGCTTGTTTTACCCCCTCCGCACATCCagctcggtctctctctctaccgGGGACGACAGGAAGAAGTGTCCCCGCCCGGTCGAACTCTCGGCGTACCACACAACCATGTAACCCCGCCTTCATGTCACGTGACAGGGAAGaagggaagggaggaaggaaagaaggaaggaaggaggagaagtaaAAGATAAATAACGGGGAGATTATGAGCCTGACAAGAGGAGGAGTCATCGTCTGAAGGTAACTCGCAGGGACTCTTAGCCTGTTAGCATCTCGTAAGCATCTTGTTAGCACGTTTTGTGGGTtaaaatcagtgtgtgtgtgtgtgtgagtttgtgtgtgaggtgaaaAATGCTGACGCTGGAAACACATTTGTATTCAGCGGAGAGGCCGAGCGGAGCAGCGTCTGTTGGTGGAGTCAGTGTCCGTGTCTGTGTGAAGTgaaacacagtcacagacatgTTCCCTCTTAAGTGTTGATGTGTCAAAGGCGTGTGGGCAGACAGacagctactggacactgaATCACTCCTCCCCCCCAACGCGCCATCAGCCCACAGAGGTGGGAGGTTAAAAACAGCTCATCTGAGGACTGGTCAGCTTCACGTGGCTCTCGAGCTGTAGACAACCCGGAGGTTGGATCCTGTGTTAAACGACATTTGTCTTTGTCGTCCCCCTCCAGCCTTCAGACTGACTGACGGAGATACGAGAAGATGGAGACATGTTGAGTGGTGAGCTCCAGATGTGATGGGAGGACAGAGGTGGATAGCAGCTGGACATGAGATGAACACGTGAGTAAATACATTCCTTTAAAGGTCCAGGGTGTAAGATTGAAGTGAGAGGGGTCTACTGGCAGCCATTgatatgttttcactagtgtgttccatctaaattgtatggattgttgttttctttaccctagaatgagccctttgtatttaaatagcgGGTCCTCTCTAGGGTTAGAGCGGCCCCATGTTTTGtatacagtagcccagactggacaaactaaacaccttttgagtttctatGACACCTGAAGGCAGCCACAGGTTCTCGCTCATGTTCTGAAGGGGAGGCCGAGGTGAGTGGTAACCAGCTGCAACACTAGATGTCacaaaattctacacactggacctttaaaactgtaattttgcagcatttataatgtaaaagttacaacacaaatacattgcTAAGTAGAAGGCCACTCAGTAGAGTATATAGAGTACTTCTGCCAAGGCCATGAAGTCACATGTTTATTCACTGGTTCTTGTTGgttggatctgaaccaaattacacacactcataaatatcagtcccctgcaCTTGGCGGTTTTTCAAGGTTGATTAATTATTagctgagaaatcaacaaaaatattaCACAATGCTTAAGAGAGCATGGATCCATTAATACCTCATCCTTCCACCTGGTCCTTCCAAGTGCTTGAACCTCATCCTTCCAAGTGCTTGAACCTGaaaaatggtctgtattttttatacagtaacagcttttcttttcttgataACCACTCCATGAGCTGTGCAGTACAGTTTATTGCCATTCacccgtccacacacacattcatacagtgcatctttaGACAGCACTTTTTTCTATTAGTGGCACTCTAGTGTTCAGTATGTTGCCCAAGAACTCTTCGGCAAACAGATGGGGAAGACGGCTCTATTCCCTCAGCCACTGTCACCgggaaaaacaaatgaatatccATCCATTAGTTTTTGGTTCAATCCTGTTGCTAACATAGAGACAAACaagaacacagacaaaaacataacccccCCCCGGTGGAGGTAACGATAACACGGTGTTGAAGTTAAACCATTGTCAGTGGACTGAAACACTTTCTTGTCAACAGATTAAAATTGGattagttgttgttttcacaGAGGCCTGAGCCCTGGTTTACAGTTGAACATGTGACTACAGAGCATAAAACCCAACAATTTCTTCCTGTTGAACAAGTCCGGCTTTGAAGTTGACCTGTGTTTGCAGTGGGTTGGTCTCTCCACTACAGGGAAAcaagaaaaagtgtttttaaaagaacTATTTTAAAAAGGACACTCAAATTGAATTAGTTTGTATTTTGTTCTATCAGTGATTTACTGGAATAATTGTTAATTCAGTTTCCCAGTGTTCTTTTTAAATCCATACTGTTTGATACTATACTATATTCACAGAAATTATCTCACGAGGTTATGTGTGCACACTTGTCATGTCACAGGGGAAATGAAAGTAAGAGCACTGTTTACTTTATGGGGACTGGCTGGGTGGTTCAGTTGGGAGGAGACCAGGATGCAGGTTCAAGTCAGgttagttttatttgtttgttttttttgcagccgACCCTCTGCTCTGACCTCCTTATAACAGGAGCAGAGCAAGTAGACTGATCATTTCTGAACATCAAAAACATCTTAACTCCCTGTCATTTCTATAGCACCATGTCAGTAAACAAAAAATATGCATCATGCAGGACTGGGAGCAAACAgtctgcagtttgttttttcttttcattgatTAGCACAGAGGGAAACGCTGCAGTAGGCTCTAATCCATTTAACCGCAGGATGACCTCTTCCCTTTCCCATATTTTTTTAGGTAAATAGAGAATCCTTTGAGGGAAAGAAGaaggggagaagatgaagctGAACGAACGCAGCGTTGCTCACTACGCCACCTGTGACTCCCCACCAGACAAGACAGGCTTCCTGTTCAAAAAGGGCGAGCGCAACACGGCTTATCACCGGCGCTGGTGTGTCCTGAAAGGGAACATGCTCTTCTACTTTGAGGAGCGGGACGGCCGAGAGCCCATTGGCGTCATCGTCCTGGAGGGATGCACCGTGGAGCTGTGCGAGTCAGCTGAGGAGTTCGCCTTCGCCATCAAGTTCGAGTGTGCCAAAGCTCGCGTGTACAAGATGGCTTCTGACAGCCAGGTGGCTATGGAGTCGTGGGTGAAAGCGTTGTCTAGGGCCAGCTTTGACTACATGAGGCTGGTGGTGAAGGAGCTGGAAAGGCAGCTAGAGGAGatccaggaggctgcaggaggcagCTGTGCCGGGGCTGCAGTTGGAGGCTTGCAGGGCAGGCCGAAGGTGTCCAGGCGAAGCCATGTTTCCCGGTCTAAGTCAGGAGCATCCTCTACTTCATCGTCTTCATCCTCTTTATCGTCGTCATCAAGTGCTCCTCTCTTGTCAGTCCCCTTCTCCGCTCAAAAGAACAGCCAGGATGAGGTGCAGCTCGTCTCTGGCTGCTCCAAAGAGAACGGGGTTGCATGGAGTAGACCACCTGTTGCCTTGGCTAATGGCTTCGTTGAGGGAGGGTCTTCCAGTGCGGCCTGGGAAGGCTGTGCAGAGTCTGGGAGTAGCACTGTGATCGGCTATGGGGCCGAGGGGTCGAGGGCTCCACCAGTGCCCccgaggagaagaggagcatCTCTGGAAAGCCCTGTCTCCCCCGGCACCGTCTGCTTCTCCAAACTCCATGACTGGTACGGCAAAGAGGTGGAGGATTTGAGAATGCAGTGGCTGCAGAGCCAGTAATGATGATGAATGAAATGGgtcatttatttttccacattAGATCATTCCTTCTTGAACATCCTGAAATGTTACACCCTTCTGGACCCAGCAGAAAGGCGAGAAAGCTTGGACATTATTCCAGAATGCAGTCTTAACTCCCATcagaatatacaaatacaaaaatcacAGATTGATTCCAAATCTTGTCTGGCACAGGTGAATCAGTCAGTCTTAAAGAATAACACTATCCACTTTATAAATATCTTTATCCACTCCAAGAAAATTTGAAATtccaaatagtttttttctagAGTTTTGCTCGCTGTCGTTTGCCAAGGACAACATGACTTTTTCAAGAGTGGGGCCATGTGATGGATAAAACTGATTCAGTCTTTTTCTGCCCATCGAGCTTCTAAATGTACTTGTGCAATTGTTGTTGAGTCTGTTTTCTTTAAAGCGGTCGGACAAAGATCAAGAATAATGTTTTGCTACACTTGAAGCTACACTTACAAACTATTATGCCAAGCACCTGAAAAAtaccacaaaaaaacacatgtagctGCTAAAATCAACAAAGTAATCTATTTTTCTAATGGAAGGGAAATGGGTTATTTGCGAATGAAACGATCAAATGACGAAAACAAATCAAAGTAGATCTTGATGCCATAGTGATATTTCAAAGTGCTTGAATCAGGAAATTAGACGATCAAATTAAAGAAGGTCCAAATAAATGTTTGAGCAGTTGGTAATACCTTCTAAATTATCCATTGGCATCTCAATTGATGATTTCAGGTTTCCTgcaactttaaaacaacatcaaaccaGGATCTTCTTAGCAGAGAAATGAGGCGGCTCTCGGGATAAGAAGTGTTGTTATTTGGGAAAACGagtccagcttctcctccgtACTCCCACTGGGGCAGCTCTCGCCTCAGAGACCTTTTAATGTCAGAGCATCTTCTCGACAGTCAGCTGGGACCGAGGTGGGAGCGGGATGTCTTGCTCAGAGCTGCACACCCTGGTATTTTTAGCCCCTGTTAGCCAGCGGCCAGATGATGTTGTGTCATGAGAGCACTTGTCACTGAGTTTTCCTTTGACTGTTATATTTCTTAAAAGCAGATTGTTTATCCTTGACCTTGGCCGACGCTACACTTGTCACAATTCTCTAATAATGACATgttttacaaatgttttatcaaatcttaattttatttgtttgtttgtcagaaagTTGTTGATCTGAATGTTACTGAATGACTGAGGCCTGGACTTTATGTGAATATCTGACCTCTTTTGTGTTGAAATATCTACTATTCCATGTTGGAAAATTAACACCAGCAGCTTGCAAAATTGGCCTTTTTAAAATGATCACTCATACCGCATTCTATATCAGTCACTtagctttttacatttttcttttatacGTGCCTTATGTTATCTTTATACCTCTGTTACTACACTTGTAAGCATTACCATAGAACCACAGTGATTGGAGGGTTTAAATAttccttttatttgttattCTGCTCCTGTGCCGACAACGGCTGATCTCGGTGCAATCACGTTTTTTGACAATGGCTCAGTTGCTTCAGTCGGCATCAATGAACAGTGCTTTTGCACAAACGACAATTGTGGGAAGGAACGGTACAGTGtgggttgtgtgttttaatgcagCAATATCAAAAATGTATTATCCAAAATATGATTGTTGCATTACGGCCAATTTTATGAACTCCAGAAGTATGCTACTGTAATCACAGATGCCAACAATCCGTTTTACAATAATATTAAAGGGAATTTAAGAATACTTCCAATTAAAAACCTAAATGCTAAAAGTATGTATCTTTTATCATTCGTGTCAAATAAGTGCCAAATGATAATATTCCCCCTCAACCTTTTGATTTTAGTATACATTTTCTATATTATAGCACACAATATGAGTATTATGTTAAATAACCAATAATATTTATCTCATTGTCCTGATATGTTACCCTGAAAAGATGTTTGTCATGAAGCATTTGCTGTTAGCCAATTAATAAACTATGCGAATTTGTTATGGTGTGATTGGTCAATTCTTCTATGATCACTACGTGttttatggttttgtttttctcctgaTGATAATTATGTGAATTGTAAGGAATAAAGATTTTAGTCATCAGCATGGCCTGTGTTGGCTTTGGCTGAGCTTCATGAATACTTCACACATTCTTGGTGCTGTTCAGCCTGACTCTCCCTAGGGGTCGCTGTGTATCAATTTTAGTCAGTATCAAACCTTTGAGTTACAGTAAATCGATAACTGGGACAGGTAAATATAACTGAAGTATGTGATGACAGAAACCAGCCCGTCTCAGTCTCTAgagacaaataaatgttttatctgaTGTTTGTCGACCCGAAGAGACTGATTTAGGTTTCCCTTTTATTATATAACTCAAGCATTGTTACTAGTTATAGACATCGTAATGCTTTTATTGCACCATATTACTCATATATACACATTCTACACGTACTATGTTTTGATGCTACTAATAGCATCACTTTTGCTTCTCACTAAAGACACTGCTGCACCGATTTGACAAAATTTGTCAAGGGTAGTGTTTATTTCTTGccatgggattttttttttgttgaattgcTCTTGTGCTATAGCTgctattttatttacattttagtttcattttacaatacacattttttgtatatattgttcCTAAGGACACAGGAATACCACAAGTTTGTTTTCCTCTATTTAGGCCCaaatgtttgtttatcttttcttcttttagtTCTTCTGCTGAACATTTCCTCTTTGGGATTCAGTGAAGGTTTATCTAATGTGTAGCAAGCTCTTCTCATCTATGGAAGATCACAAATACAGAAGATGAATGTGAAGAGTAAGTCATCTCCTTGCTCTGTCGATCAGTTTGGTGTATTGAGTTGAACCTGCAACCCTAACCTCCTGAGTTTGAGTTTATATAAATGCTCCTTTTAATACCCgttcttttgtctctttctcaaTCGTTTTTAAAGAACTATTGTGGCCAAAATTCAAACTTTATGACAGAACTGATGCAGGATgtgaaactaaataaataactgaTGAAGCATTTAAAGACATCCACAGATTACAGTCAGCAAACCAACAGTGTCTGTTGAGAGTCTGGAGAGTTTGTGCATCTTTCACATACCAAACTCTTCCAATGGGCAAACTGTTGTAGACATCACGAAACTTCCTGTCTGGTATTTCAGCATAAAGGAAACAAATATgcacagtatattatataagGTACATTTGTACAGTGTAATATAAAGCAGTAAGGTCAGCTCTGCCATAATAGATATATCTATGAAGCACATATAGTCAGTTTTTGTGACAttaacaaaaatgtgtaaattaaaaaatataggtAAGCCAAAAAAATTTGAGATTTAGAAAGTGTTTTGTTAATGGACTATATTATATTGAaagctttttcagtttttgttcgAACAAAATTTCCATCTTTAAATCCCTGAATCCACGAATCATTAACTATCTGTACTCCTTTTCAATGCTAACATGGACCTGTTGCCTTTTGCAGTAATTATACCTGCTCATTATACTACAGCTGCCAGTATGTACTAAATAAATCCTGTAAATACACTACTCTCATCCTATCCACCGAGTGCCTTTTGAATGAGTGCTATGTTGTAATATGTACTATGTTTTGATTACTTAATATGGGGCGTACTTATATGTTTGGTCGACTTGTTTACACCGAGGATCACAGGGTAACGGGATTTGAATCCTGTCTATGATCTGTATGTAGCAGAATTGACACTTAAGTTGACTTTGACTAATAACTGGTCTGTAAGTTAAACTAAGCACAGCTAGTCTTCTTGGGGTACAACTTAAAACATAACAACAGGACgcccaaataaataaatagacataatgatcatattttaaatcataCAAAAAGAGTAAGAGTAAAAACAGTAGAAACAAAATCAGAGATCATTTAtgtactttttcttttgtttggtgTAAAAACTTTATCTAGGA
The genomic region above belongs to Pleuronectes platessa chromosome 4, fPlePla1.1, whole genome shotgun sequence and contains:
- the pheta1 gene encoding sesquipedalian-1; protein product: MKLNERSVAHYATCDSPPDKTGFLFKKGERNTAYHRRWCVLKGNMLFYFEERDGREPIGVIVLEGCTVELCESAEEFAFAIKFECAKARVYKMASDSQVAMESWVKALSRASFDYMRLVVKELERQLEEIQEAAGGSCAGAAVGGLQGRPKVSRRSHVSRSKSGASSTSSSSSSLSSSSSAPLLSVPFSAQKNSQDEVQLVSGCSKENGVAWSRPPVALANGFVEGGSSSAAWEGCAESGSSTVIGYGAEGSRAPPVPPRRRGASLESPVSPGTVCFSKLHDWYGKEVEDLRMQWLQSQ